The Acidicapsa acidisoli genome window below encodes:
- a CDS encoding ABC transporter permease, with amino-acid sequence MLRDFLLAIRMLRKQPGFSLIAALTLALGIGATAAVFSLIQGVLLTPPPYEKPDQLMMIPTKRVDGKKMDSPRGWAAQQWLDWQKETTTFQGIAGYDWTFNFLIRNDGSQSMQGMEVSQDYFRVMGLKPAMGRGFANSDFAPGPVKEIVLGYEFWQRTFGGDPQIIGKTVRISRWQVTPTVIGVMQPGVRFLPSPRAAKEPNYDVNATVDFWAPLYPDPKYMREPDWNVVARLRNGATQQHAQEELSVLVAREALAEKEFEGFAPQLEPVTEEMNRDGKRILLPLLGASGLVLLIACGNAAALLLVRGLQRQQEYAVRIAMGMGRIALLRKVLTESLLLALLGGALGGGLAVGAVKLFKAIAGHAVPRLDGVTAGWAVLGAGLGAAVLAAFIAGVIPALRAFRLDPMEVLKSAGPKGTAGTGERRLLQGVTILQTALTLALLVGAGLLIRTMVKIAAVPSGYNTGRILTMSVTDVQSYSTWGSFHRQALERVAAIPGVQCAAFAWGVPLTGNNWPATMEIEGQPPAVKESDKIALPMRAVTPDYFKLMGIALMDGREFRSTDDNKAPGVAIVNQAFADRYFPHGNAIGRKFWFDGRDKPGIEIVGEIANGRSDDLTQEASSEIYLPLWQATAFSKHLVIRTAADPRTMVAAVERELRSVDPTAAIENVKTLEQIRDESLSSRTFAMHLLTGFSSVGSLLTLVGIYGVLSLSVASRRKELAIRSAMGAQQTDIRKLIFGEGFRLIVSGVIAGVVLAIVLSRVLKSFLFEVQPSDPATLIAVAVLCVGVGLLACWAPVRRAAKIDPLEALRYE; translated from the coding sequence ATGTTGCGAGATTTCCTGTTGGCTATTCGGATGCTGCGGAAGCAGCCGGGCTTCAGTTTGATTGCGGCGCTGACTCTGGCGCTGGGGATTGGCGCTACTGCGGCCGTTTTCAGTTTGATTCAGGGTGTGCTGCTGACGCCGCCACCGTACGAGAAGCCTGACCAACTGATGATGATCCCAACGAAGCGCGTTGATGGGAAGAAGATGGATAGTCCCCGTGGCTGGGCGGCGCAACAGTGGCTGGATTGGCAGAAAGAGACAACAACGTTCCAGGGGATCGCTGGGTATGACTGGACATTCAATTTCCTGATTCGTAATGACGGCAGCCAGTCCATGCAGGGGATGGAGGTATCGCAGGATTATTTCCGGGTGATGGGACTGAAGCCGGCGATGGGGCGGGGTTTTGCGAATTCCGATTTCGCACCAGGTCCGGTGAAGGAGATTGTGCTGGGATATGAGTTCTGGCAGAGGACGTTCGGCGGCGATCCGCAGATTATCGGGAAGACTGTGCGCATCAGCCGCTGGCAGGTGACGCCGACCGTGATCGGAGTGATGCAACCGGGGGTGCGATTTCTGCCATCGCCGAGAGCAGCGAAGGAACCTAATTACGACGTCAACGCGACAGTGGATTTCTGGGCACCGCTCTATCCGGATCCAAAGTATATGAGGGAGCCTGATTGGAACGTGGTTGCGCGGCTGCGGAATGGAGCAACTCAACAGCATGCGCAGGAGGAGCTGTCCGTGCTGGTGGCCAGAGAGGCGCTGGCAGAGAAAGAATTTGAAGGATTTGCGCCGCAACTGGAGCCGGTAACGGAGGAGATGAACCGGGATGGCAAGCGGATTCTGCTGCCGCTGCTTGGCGCGTCGGGGCTGGTGCTGCTGATTGCTTGCGGGAACGCGGCAGCACTGCTGCTGGTGCGCGGACTGCAAAGGCAGCAGGAGTACGCGGTGCGGATCGCGATGGGCATGGGCCGCATAGCACTTCTGAGAAAAGTCTTGACTGAGAGCTTATTGCTGGCCCTGCTCGGGGGAGCATTGGGTGGCGGCCTTGCTGTTGGCGCGGTGAAACTGTTCAAAGCGATTGCAGGACATGCCGTTCCGCGTCTGGATGGAGTGACGGCAGGTTGGGCGGTCCTGGGGGCGGGGCTTGGAGCGGCTGTGCTCGCTGCATTCATCGCGGGGGTGATTCCCGCACTGCGGGCGTTTCGTCTGGATCCGATGGAGGTGCTGAAAAGTGCGGGCCCGAAAGGGACAGCGGGAACCGGAGAGAGGCGGCTGCTGCAGGGAGTCACAATACTGCAGACGGCGCTGACTCTGGCGCTGCTGGTGGGTGCGGGGCTGCTCATTCGCACGATGGTGAAGATCGCCGCGGTGCCGTCGGGATACAACACGGGACGGATCCTGACGATGAGCGTGACGGATGTGCAGAGCTATTCGACCTGGGGCAGCTTCCATCGGCAAGCGCTGGAGCGGGTTGCTGCGATTCCGGGCGTGCAGTGCGCGGCGTTTGCCTGGGGAGTGCCGCTTACCGGGAATAACTGGCCTGCGACGATGGAGATCGAGGGCCAGCCTCCAGCGGTGAAAGAGAGCGACAAGATTGCGCTGCCGATGCGCGCGGTGACTCCCGATTACTTCAAGTTGATGGGAATAGCGCTGATGGACGGGAGGGAATTTCGATCGACGGACGACAACAAGGCGCCCGGTGTGGCGATCGTAAACCAGGCGTTTGCGGACCGCTATTTTCCGCATGGCAATGCCATTGGACGAAAGTTCTGGTTCGACGGGCGCGATAAGCCGGGCATCGAAATTGTCGGGGAGATCGCGAACGGGCGGAGCGATGATTTGACGCAGGAGGCGTCGTCGGAGATCTATCTGCCGCTGTGGCAAGCGACTGCGTTTTCCAAACATCTTGTGATTCGGACTGCAGCAGATCCGCGAACGATGGTAGCTGCAGTAGAACGCGAGCTACGCTCCGTAGATCCAACAGCGGCAATCGAAAATGTGAAGACTCTGGAACAGATTCGCGACGAATCCCTCTCCTCACGGACCTTTGCTATGCACCTGCTAACAGGATTTTCATCTGTAGGAAGCCTGCTGACGCTGGTGGGAATCTACGGCGTGCTTTCACTGTCTGTGGCCTCGCGACGCAAGGAGCTTGCGATTCGAAGCGCGATGGGGGCACAGCAGACGGACATTCGCAAATTGATCTTCGGAGAAGGATTTCGATTGATCGTGAGTGGCGTGATCGCCGGCGTTGTTCTGGCCATTGTTTTGTCGCGGGTGCTGAAGTCGTTCCTATTTGAAGTGCAGCCCAGCGATCCCGCGACGTTGATCGCGGTGGCAGTGTTGTGCGTGGGAGTGGGACTTCTGGCATGCTGGGCGCCTGTGCGGCGGGCGGCGAAGATTGATCCGTTGGAAGCATTGCGTTACGAGTGA
- a CDS encoding ArsR/SmtB family transcription factor has product MGQIFAGPRSAPSAQWNCWLFFFTFSGIQNPLHEYYTLWCNIRMDQLSDVLAAISHPTRRAIIGQLANGPARFLDVAQPYSTALNAVTKHLKMMERAGLIERERQGREVIISLRAEPLRLVSGWVHEYERFWNERLDQFEQQFRDKKKKRDK; this is encoded by the coding sequence GTGGGGCAAATTTTTGCCGGGCCGAGAAGCGCACCCTCCGCGCAGTGGAATTGTTGGTTATTCTTCTTCACTTTTTCAGGTATTCAAAATCCCTTGCATGAATATTACACCCTATGGTGTAATATAAGAATGGATCAACTCTCTGACGTGCTAGCAGCCATTTCTCATCCGACGCGGCGAGCGATTATCGGACAGCTGGCAAACGGTCCCGCGCGATTCCTGGATGTTGCACAGCCGTACTCTACGGCGCTAAACGCGGTGACAAAGCATTTGAAGATGATGGAACGAGCGGGGCTCATCGAGCGCGAAAGGCAGGGGCGCGAGGTCATCATTTCTCTTCGAGCGGAACCGCTGCGATTGGTATCGGGATGGGTGCATGAGTACGAACGGTTCTGGAACGAACGCCTCGATCAGTTTGAGCAGCAATTTCGCGACAAAAAGAAGAAGAGGGACAAGTGA
- a CDS encoding SRPBCC family protein, translating into MTIAMKTIEVRLERTICAPPGEVYDAWLDPKTPGTPWNMGDKMLLNPHVDGLFYMKSKRIPHYGRFMEMERPTRIQHTWVSPNTLGEESTVTLTLKKHGEATLMTLVHTGIPDTEAGREHEKGWKYFLDIFPEYFAHGSRKEK; encoded by the coding sequence GTGACGATTGCAATGAAGACCATTGAAGTGAGGTTAGAACGAACTATCTGTGCTCCTCCGGGTGAGGTGTACGATGCTTGGCTGGATCCGAAGACACCGGGCACTCCCTGGAATATGGGTGACAAGATGCTTCTGAATCCGCATGTTGATGGGTTGTTTTACATGAAGAGCAAGAGGATTCCCCATTATGGACGATTCATGGAGATGGAGAGGCCGACTCGCATTCAGCACACGTGGGTGTCGCCGAACACGCTGGGAGAGGAATCGACAGTGACTCTGACCCTCAAAAAGCACGGAGAAGCCACTCTGATGACCCTCGTCCATACCGGCATACCCGATACAGAAGCCGGAAGAGAGCATGAGAAAGGCTGGAAGTACTTCTTGGACATTTTCCCTGAGTATTTCGCACATGGCTCACGCAAAGAAAAGTAA
- a CDS encoding alpha/beta fold hydrolase has protein sequence MASAVSSSTTKAHGYAPVNGLKMYYETEGTGDPLVCIPPAFGYAGLNRYPALIESHTVITVDLQGHGRTADIPERPLSIERYAEDLASLLKYLGIAKANFFGESYGGNAVVMIAARYPELVGRVATYAATFGPPQVALNPKTTHFAEPPTAESSYIQFQRESYKKVAPDPEYWPRIFDKLGNLHWQGFSKEELASIQAPVLIALGDFDFVRLEHAVETVNLMPNAELAVIPDAGHFALFSEPQRVIPVVKHFLEKPAKRIPVSTAATGYHPDETR, from the coding sequence ATGGCAAGCGCAGTCAGCAGCAGTACGACGAAAGCCCACGGATACGCGCCCGTCAACGGGCTGAAGATGTATTACGAGACGGAAGGAACCGGCGATCCGCTGGTCTGTATCCCTCCTGCCTTTGGATACGCCGGACTCAATCGCTATCCTGCGCTGATTGAAAGCCACACGGTCATTACGGTTGATCTCCAAGGGCACGGCCGCACGGCGGATATCCCGGAACGTCCGCTTTCGATCGAGCGATATGCCGAAGACCTGGCAAGTTTGCTGAAGTATCTCGGAATCGCAAAGGCCAACTTCTTTGGCGAAAGTTATGGCGGCAATGCAGTCGTGATGATCGCAGCTCGTTATCCCGAGCTTGTCGGCCGAGTAGCAACCTATGCAGCGACATTCGGACCTCCTCAGGTTGCTTTGAACCCGAAGACAACGCATTTTGCCGAGCCGCCGACCGCAGAGTCCAGCTACATCCAGTTTCAAAGAGAGAGCTACAAAAAAGTGGCTCCCGATCCAGAGTACTGGCCCAGAATTTTCGACAAGCTCGGAAACCTTCATTGGCAAGGATTCTCAAAGGAGGAGCTGGCATCGATCCAAGCGCCGGTTCTCATCGCTCTGGGTGATTTCGATTTTGTGCGCCTTGAACACGCGGTTGAAACCGTCAATCTGATGCCCAACGCCGAGCTAGCCGTGATCCCGGATGCCGGCCACTTCGCCTTGTTTTCAGAACCGCAGAGGGTAATTCCCGTGGTCAAACACTTTCTGGAAAAGCCTGCGAAGAGAATCCCCGTATCCACTGCTGCAACGGGCTATCATCCGGACGAGACCAGGTAA
- a CDS encoding DUF899 domain-containing protein produces the protein MKMRSVEAQHWAGTWNEWLAARLTLLEAEMGHKRRGDEVARMRQELPCAVW, from the coding sequence ATGAAGATGCGTTCAGTGGAAGCACAACACTGGGCAGGAACATGGAACGAGTGGCTCGCGGCTCGGCTCACACTGCTAGAGGCGGAGATGGGACACAAGCGGCGCGGCGATGAGGTGGCGCGGATGCGGCAGGAGTTGCCGTGTGCCGTCTGGTAG
- a CDS encoding NAD(P)-binding protein, producing the protein MASITPAGNVGESGEGTSIAVSEVPIVICNRTTVLRNPSPSQLADGFGLNDNIDTSRLHDLIIVGAGPAGLSAAVYAAFEGLDILLIESHTPAAGRMPVRG; encoded by the coding sequence ATGGCGTCGATCACTCCCGCTGGCAATGTGGGTGAAAGCGGAGAAGGCACGTCGATCGCTGTCTCCGAAGTTCCGATCGTCATCTGCAACAGGACAACTGTCTTGCGCAATCCGTCACCTTCACAGCTGGCAGATGGCTTCGGACTGAACGACAACATCGACACGAGTCGACTTCATGATCTCATCATCGTGGGCGCTGGGCCGGCCGGCCTGTCAGCGGCAGTATATGCAGCGTTTGAGGGATTGGATATTCTCCTGATTGAAAGCCATACCCCGGCGGCTGGGCGGATGCCAGTTCGAGGATAG
- a CDS encoding ATP-binding protein, translated as MFKQTRNIIAISRFILVDTPVSRMSKKIFNAFLTTKHEGTGLELAITRSIVESHGGRIWATANFGREATSYFHAPDRVTVAAGRIPIIPRCACANLHAF; from the coding sequence ATGTTCAAACAGACGAGAAATATCATCGCCATTTCCCGGTTCATTCTGGTGGACACGCCCGTATCGAGAATGTCAAAAAAGATCTTCAATGCATTCTTGACCACGAAGCATGAGGGAACAGGTCTGGAACTGGCAATTACCCGTTCCATAGTTGAATCACATGGTGGTCGCATCTGGGCCACGGCAAATTTCGGGCGTGAGGCGACGTCCTACTTTCACGCGCCTGATAGAGTGACTGTGGCTGCAGGACGCATCCCAATAATCCCGCGGTGCGCATGCGCCAATCTTCACGCTTTCTGA
- the glgX gene encoding glycogen debranching protein GlgX, translating to MSQVSLVCSPFAVLQSGKAKDVAVGCSAPLGATFVAGGVNFSVFSRNASRVELLLFDRVDDARPARVIDIQSATNRTLDYWHVSVEGIVPGQLYGFRMYGPFDPPRGMRFDHEKVLLDPYGRGVAIPESYSRSSATVSGDNAATAMKSVVLDPSSYNWEGDLPLRRPASRSIIYEMHVRGFTCNPNSGVSEKNRGTYAGVIEKIPYLQDLGITAVELLPVFQFDPGNAVNGRLNYWGYDPISFFAPHCAYSSRRDPCGPMDEFRDMVKALHRAGIEVILDVVFNHTAESDHNGPTLSFKGMENGVYYVLDNDRSRYANYTGTGNTLNANHPVVRRMIVDSLRYWVQEMHVDGFRFDLASILNRDEAGNLMPSPPVLWDIDSDPVLAGCKLIAEAWDAAGLYQVGSFPGHSWREWNGRFRDDVRSFFRGDEDTVGRLADRLIGSPQIYGHKAREAEQSVNFVTCHDGFTLNDLVSYNVKHNEDNGEHGRDGTDDNRSHNWGVEGPSEDPAVEAIRNLQVKNFLTVTMISLGLPMILMGDEMRRTQRGNNNAWCQDNEVSWLDWDLLAKHADVYRFVRLLNQHRLMRSEEEAESRVSLNELLQRGNRAWHGVRLWAPDWSKNSHSLAMHMSCPADDLTFHLILNSYQEPLEFELPVLRVGEQQWRRWIDTSLDSPDDIVEWPVAQKVPSPVYMAGARSVVVLYARLG from the coding sequence GTGAGCCAAGTCTCCCTGGTTTGTTCCCCTTTCGCGGTGCTTCAGAGCGGAAAGGCAAAAGATGTCGCGGTCGGCTGCAGCGCACCTCTTGGAGCGACGTTTGTTGCCGGTGGGGTTAACTTCAGTGTTTTCTCCAGAAATGCATCCCGGGTAGAGCTGCTCTTGTTTGATCGGGTTGATGATGCCCGTCCTGCCCGCGTTATCGACATTCAGAGCGCGACAAACAGAACCCTGGACTATTGGCATGTTTCTGTGGAGGGGATAGTGCCGGGTCAACTCTATGGATTTAGGATGTATGGCCCTTTTGATCCACCAAGAGGCATGCGCTTTGATCACGAAAAGGTCTTACTGGATCCTTATGGGCGGGGAGTGGCCATTCCGGAAAGCTACAGCCGAAGCTCGGCGACGGTTTCCGGAGATAACGCCGCTACTGCAATGAAGAGCGTTGTGCTAGATCCGAGCTCCTACAACTGGGAAGGCGATCTTCCTCTGCGCAGACCAGCTTCGCGATCCATCATCTACGAAATGCATGTGCGTGGATTCACATGCAACCCCAACTCCGGAGTATCGGAGAAAAACCGCGGAACGTACGCCGGAGTCATCGAAAAGATCCCCTACCTGCAGGATCTTGGAATCACTGCTGTTGAACTTCTGCCGGTTTTTCAGTTCGATCCTGGGAATGCGGTGAACGGGCGATTGAACTATTGGGGCTATGACCCAATTTCCTTCTTTGCACCACATTGCGCGTACAGCTCGCGTCGCGATCCGTGCGGTCCGATGGACGAGTTTCGCGACATGGTCAAGGCTCTGCACAGGGCCGGCATTGAAGTCATTCTGGATGTTGTTTTCAATCACACTGCCGAGAGCGATCACAATGGCCCGACGCTGAGTTTCAAAGGGATGGAAAATGGCGTCTACTACGTTCTTGACAACGACCGTTCCCGCTACGCGAATTACACCGGAACAGGGAATACCTTGAACGCGAACCATCCGGTCGTTCGACGCATGATCGTGGACAGTCTTCGTTACTGGGTGCAGGAGATGCATGTCGACGGCTTTCGTTTCGATCTTGCATCCATTCTGAACAGAGATGAGGCAGGTAATCTGATGCCCAGTCCGCCGGTGCTCTGGGATATCGATTCAGATCCTGTGCTTGCCGGATGTAAGCTCATTGCCGAAGCATGGGATGCCGCGGGCCTGTATCAGGTGGGCAGTTTTCCTGGGCACAGTTGGAGAGAGTGGAATGGACGATTTCGCGACGATGTTCGCAGCTTTTTCCGTGGCGACGAGGATACCGTTGGGCGCCTTGCAGACAGGTTGATCGGCAGCCCCCAGATCTACGGACACAAGGCACGGGAAGCCGAGCAGAGTGTAAATTTTGTAACTTGTCACGACGGGTTCACACTGAACGACCTCGTCTCGTACAACGTAAAGCACAACGAGGACAACGGCGAGCACGGACGCGATGGCACGGATGACAACCGCAGTCATAATTGGGGTGTGGAAGGGCCATCGGAAGATCCGGCAGTGGAGGCAATTAGAAATCTTCAGGTAAAGAACTTCTTGACGGTCACGATGATCTCCCTGGGACTCCCCATGATCCTGATGGGTGACGAAATGCGGCGCACACAGCGCGGCAATAACAACGCCTGGTGTCAGGACAATGAGGTCAGTTGGCTCGACTGGGATCTGCTCGCAAAGCACGCGGACGTGTATCGCTTCGTACGATTGCTGAATCAACATCGTCTGATGCGAAGCGAAGAAGAGGCGGAGTCCCGCGTCAGCCTGAACGAACTACTACAGAGGGGGAACCGTGCCTGGCACGGCGTGAGACTATGGGCACCTGACTGGAGTAAGAACTCTCACTCACTAGCGATGCACATGTCCTGTCCAGCCGATGATCTGACCTTTCACCTGATTTTGAATTCATACCAGGAACCCTTGGAATTTGAACTTCCTGTGTTGCGAGTCGGCGAGCAGCAGTGGCGGCGTTGGATCGATACAAGCCTCGACTCACCTGATGACATTGTCGAATGGCCAGTAGCCCAGAAAGTCCCCAGTCCCGTGTATATGGCTGGTGCTCGTTCCGTGGTAGTGTTGTATGCTCGGTTGGGCTAA
- a CDS encoding carboxymuconolactone decarboxylase family protein, with product MFDMKNLTRLKKLDENAPETMKAFWAFDKEAFKDGAINVLHKQLMAVAVALTTQCPYCIELHVKAARHAGANDAMLTEAAMVAAAMRAGAAVTHASHLFKD from the coding sequence ATGTTTGATATGAAAAACCTCACTCGTCTGAAGAAGCTCGATGAGAATGCACCTGAAACGATGAAAGCCTTTTGGGCTTTTGACAAAGAGGCATTCAAAGACGGCGCCATCAATGTCTTGCACAAGCAATTGATGGCTGTGGCCGTTGCGCTGACAACGCAGTGTCCTTACTGCATTGAGTTGCACGTGAAAGCAGCGCGTCATGCCGGCGCAAATGACGCGATGCTGACGGAAGCAGCCATGGTCGCTGCGGCGATGCGAGCAGGCGCGGCGGTTACCCACGCGTCTCACTTATTCAAGGATTAA
- a CDS encoding S1 family peptidase — translation MRSKQTADELWQRLRLSEDSQNANQQVVTAVNEERRTFLVGTLAIVLVLVVVGLVSFFFYHRSQAENVRVFAAITRLQTGALSQQSLMERSHQSLENQTRGAAGDQPEDHAALENQVAAVEGRLQKLETEGKAAHAIIEADEPSVCLIHVVLAFRDHDSGLKLRYAALTSSGEPETDKSNNPLVSLTGIGPEVHLDVFGTGFLASDDGQILTNHHVAEPWWQNDELKEMLDQGLEPDIAEMTAYFPSIAHGIPISTKKISSVADVAVVKGNVSGMRIRPITLADGRNSAVGGSPVVLLGYPTGVDAILARTGAATLQAIAASSKGDPKQAMEELARRHLIKPVVTQGHIGDILPDKIVYDAQTTSGGSGGPLFNDQGQVIGINFAMVRDFGGSNFAIPVRFGESLLKP, via the coding sequence TTGCGGAGCAAACAGACTGCAGACGAGCTTTGGCAGCGACTTCGGCTTAGCGAGGACAGTCAGAACGCGAACCAGCAAGTGGTAACGGCGGTCAATGAGGAGAGACGGACGTTTCTGGTCGGCACTCTAGCCATTGTTCTTGTACTTGTCGTTGTTGGCCTTGTCTCGTTTTTCTTCTACCACCGTAGCCAAGCGGAAAACGTCCGAGTCTTTGCCGCCATCACTCGCCTGCAAACCGGCGCACTCTCGCAGCAAAGCCTGATGGAACGTTCCCACCAGAGCCTCGAGAACCAGACGCGGGGAGCTGCAGGCGACCAACCAGAAGACCACGCCGCTCTAGAAAACCAGGTAGCGGCGGTAGAAGGCCGGCTTCAGAAGCTCGAAACCGAGGGGAAGGCTGCACACGCAATAATCGAAGCCGATGAGCCGAGTGTCTGTCTCATCCATGTTGTGTTGGCATTCCGCGATCACGACTCCGGGTTGAAATTGCGCTACGCGGCGCTCACTAGCTCCGGAGAGCCTGAGACCGACAAGTCCAATAATCCCTTAGTGAGCCTTACGGGGATCGGACCAGAGGTACACCTTGATGTTTTTGGCACCGGGTTTCTTGCCTCCGATGACGGACAAATCCTCACCAACCATCACGTCGCCGAACCCTGGTGGCAGAACGACGAACTGAAGGAGATGCTCGATCAAGGCCTCGAGCCCGATATTGCCGAGATGACGGCCTATTTCCCCAGCATCGCCCATGGCATCCCGATTTCGACCAAGAAGATTTCGTCCGTTGCAGATGTCGCAGTCGTAAAGGGGAATGTTTCGGGGATGCGAATTCGGCCCATCACCCTGGCCGATGGGCGCAACTCGGCTGTTGGCGGCAGTCCGGTCGTGTTGCTTGGCTATCCTACCGGTGTTGATGCGATTCTGGCTCGCACTGGTGCAGCTACTCTACAGGCAATCGCAGCTTCATCGAAGGGCGATCCGAAGCAGGCGATGGAAGAACTCGCACGCCGTCACTTGATCAAGCCAGTCGTCACACAGGGACACATCGGCGACATACTGCCTGACAAAATCGTTTACGACGCCCAGACGACCTCTGGCGGTTCCGGTGGCCCGCTCTTCAACGATCAAGGTCAGGTCATAGGAATCAACTTTGCGATGGTACGCGATTTCGGCGGATCAAATTTTGCTATTCCCGTGCGTTTTGGGGAGTCACTCTTGAAGCCCTGA
- a CDS encoding DUF417 family protein gives MSHIAPDFTSNINNHVAVTLSQGHSAGPSKSAKSSLTRLAAWINDRDVPFLVTSIGMIVMLLWAGSYKMTASGAEGIIPLVSNSPLISWHFKLFGPYIGSDLIGITEIAGALLIAAGYFRPKAGVVGGLITTVMFFTTSTMVMTTPGAIISVHGIRYMSFLGLFLYKDLISLGVSFYLIGYFGNKAILLENRGE, from the coding sequence ATGTCCCATATCGCTCCCGATTTCACATCAAACATCAACAACCACGTTGCCGTCACGCTTTCTCAGGGGCATTCGGCTGGGCCTTCCAAATCAGCTAAAAGTAGCCTGACCAGATTAGCCGCATGGATAAACGATCGTGATGTCCCTTTCCTTGTAACCAGCATTGGCATGATTGTGATGCTTCTTTGGGCTGGGTCCTACAAGATGACCGCTTCCGGCGCCGAAGGTATCATTCCCCTGGTTTCCAACAGCCCGCTGATCAGTTGGCACTTCAAATTGTTTGGTCCCTATATCGGCTCAGACCTAATCGGAATCACTGAGATCGCCGGAGCCCTATTGATTGCCGCAGGCTATTTCAGGCCTAAAGCCGGTGTTGTAGGTGGCCTTATTACCACAGTGATGTTCTTTACCACCAGCACTATGGTTATGACTACACCCGGCGCGATCATTTCCGTTCACGGCATCAGGTATATGAGTTTTTTGGGCCTGTTTCTCTACAAGGATCTTATCTCGCTTGGGGTATCGTTCTATCTAATCGGCTATTTCGGCAACAAGGCTATCCTCCTTGAAAACAGAGGCGAGTGA
- a CDS encoding AraC family transcriptional regulator yields the protein MDRLAPFFEKFSLTARMFYSGFLCGSSADQDSEYAGYLHVLRKGRLKITRPDARQMVIDTPSILFFPRPRLHRLHGPEQEGAELVCATIEFGAGMLNPLIASFPEPLVLPLDALPELEPTLQLLFSEAFSKLPGRQTAIDRLFEYLFVLLIRSAMNAHLVDSGVLMGLSDSRLGKAIEGMHKHPEAAWSLEQLAQLAGMSRTRFAAYFRQVVGVTPFDYLANWRLGVAQTMLRKGNSLKLIASAVGYANATALTRIFTQRVGMSPTEWLARSLGHRM from the coding sequence ATGGATCGATTGGCTCCTTTCTTCGAAAAATTTTCTCTCACGGCCCGGATGTTTTATTCGGGGTTCTTGTGCGGAAGCTCTGCGGATCAAGATAGTGAATATGCCGGTTATCTTCATGTGCTCAGGAAAGGAAGGCTGAAGATCACCCGGCCAGATGCGCGTCAAATGGTCATTGATACCCCGAGCATCCTGTTCTTTCCACGTCCTCGCCTCCATCGTCTTCACGGCCCAGAGCAAGAGGGAGCCGAGCTCGTTTGCGCGACGATCGAGTTTGGCGCCGGAATGCTGAATCCTCTAATCGCGTCGTTTCCAGAACCACTTGTGCTTCCACTAGACGCCCTTCCCGAACTTGAACCGACCCTGCAGCTTTTGTTTTCAGAGGCTTTCTCAAAATTACCAGGCCGCCAGACTGCCATAGATCGATTATTCGAATATCTTTTTGTGCTACTTATTCGATCAGCAATGAATGCACATCTGGTTGACAGCGGAGTTTTGATGGGACTCAGTGATTCGCGTTTGGGCAAGGCAATCGAGGGCATGCATAAACATCCTGAAGCCGCCTGGTCGCTGGAACAACTTGCTCAACTAGCCGGTATGTCCCGTACGCGCTTTGCTGCTTATTTTCGCCAGGTTGTCGGCGTGACACCGTTTGATTACCTGGCAAATTGGCGGCTGGGGGTTGCCCAAACAATGTTGCGTAAGGGCAACTCACTGAAGCTGATCGCATCCGCCGTGGGATATGCAAATGCGACAGCTCTAACGCGAATCTTTACGCAACGTGTAGGAATGTCTCCTACTGAATGGCTCGCTCGTAGCCTGGGACACAGGATGTAG